A section of the Oreochromis aureus strain Israel breed Guangdong linkage group 22, ZZ_aureus, whole genome shotgun sequence genome encodes:
- the LOC116333665 gene encoding progranulin-like codes for MSGITLWLSVGMFVWGFASCSITCPDESLCPDDCTCCKTAHGYSCCLYPNAMCCADLRHCCPSGYRCNLVTMKCQKLDQPWLTIPMVKKEAAEKPAPPELSGTPLQELKESRVPDQIKSSVVHCDSYTYCPDGTTCCRHPKGGWFCCPYSPGKCCLDGYHCCPFGLDCDHTYTHCLREKLTYPFLYKPALPSAPASPIPKAKESRRANSA; via the exons ATGTCGGGGATCACTCTGTGGCTGTCAGTTGGTATGTTTGTGTGGGGATTTGCTTCATGCTCCATCACATGTCCTGATGAGAGTCTTTGTCCAGATGACTGCACCTGCTGCAAGACTGCCCATGGATATAGCTGCTGTCTATATCCAAAT GCCATGTGCTGTGCTGATCTGCGCCACTGCTGCCCTTCGGGATATCGCTGTAACCTGGTTACCATGAAATGTCAGAAATTAGACCAGCCGTGGCTGACCATACCCATGGTGAAGAAGGAGGCTGCGGAGAAACCAGCCCCCCCTGAACTGTCTGGAACTCCACTCCAGGAGCTTAAAGAGAGCCGCGTCCCAGATCAAATAAAGAGTTCAGTGGTCCACTGTGACAGTTACACCTACTGTCCTGATGGCACTACCTGCTGCAGACACCCAAAAGGAGGCTGGTTCTGTTGTCCCTACTCTCCC GGGAAATGTTGTCTCGATGGATACCACTGCTGTCCATTTGGATTGGACTGTGATCACACCTACACGCACTGTCTGAGGGAAAAACTCACATATCCCTTCCTCTATAAGCCAGCGCTGCCTTCAGCACCTGCTTCTCCCATCCCAAAGGCAAAGGAAAGTAGGAG GGCCAATTCTGCGTAG
- the LOC116333682 gene encoding progranulin-like — MLRITLCLSFGVFLWGFASSSITCPDGSTCSDSATCCKAKIGFGCCPFPNAMCCADLLHCCPSGYRCNLVTMNCEKLDQPWLTIPMVKKEAAEKPAPPELPGTPLQELKESQVPDPIKSSVVYCDSYTYCPDGTTCCRHPQGGWTCCPYSPGKCCLDGYHCCPIGFDCDRTYTHCVREKLTYPFLRKPAVPSAPASLIPTSEDKEN; from the exons ATGTTGAggatcactctgtgtttgtcaTTCGGTGTGTTTCTGTGGGGATTTGCTTCATCCTCTATCACATGTCCTGATGGGAGTACTTGTTCAGACTCCGCCACCTGCTGCAAGGCTAAAATCGGCTTTGGCTGCTGCCCATTTCCAAAT GCCATGTGCTGTGCCGATCTGCTCCACTGCTGCCCTTCAGGATATCGCTGTAACCTGGTTACCATGAATTGTGAGAAATTAGACCAGCCGTGGCTGACCATACCCATGGTGAAGAAGGAGGCTGCGGAGAAACCAGCCCCACCTGAACTGCCTGGAACTCCACTCCAGGAGCTTAAAGAGAGCCAGGTCCCAGATCCAATAAAGAGTTCAGTGGTCTACTGTGACAGTTACACCTACTGTCCTGATGGCACTACTTGCTGCAGACACCCACAAGGAGGCTGGACCTGTTGTCCCTACTCTCCT GGCAAATGTTGTCTGGATGGCTACCACTGTTGTCCAATTGGATTTGACTGTGACCGCACCTACACGCACTGTGTGAGGGAAAAACTCACATATCCTTTCCTCCGCAAGCCAGCAGTGCCTTCAGCACCTGCCTCCCTCATCCCAACTTCAGAGGACAAAGAAAACTAG